A region of the Pempheris klunzingeri isolate RE-2024b chromosome 6, fPemKlu1.hap1, whole genome shotgun sequence genome:
CGTAACATGGACGGAGTAACTGACCCATGTGACCCCCCAGGAAGTCCAGACTGGGCTTGATCAGGACCAGGGCGTCTCGGATCAGTCCGGTCTCAGTGCAGTCCATGTACTGGGAGCACTGGTCCAGGTCCTGGATCACACTGGACACCCCGCACACTCTGCTCTTACAGTACAGCCACTCAGCACTGCCTGgaaaacaccaccaacaccacccagtgatcagctgatctgtACTGATGATCAGAACAAAAACTATAATATGAGAATTACGTCCAAATATTaatatctcctctcctcctgtgctgCTTTCATACAAACCTGTTTTTATGGACGTGCAACGAgacaaattaaactaaatgtgATTATAGAAACAGTCAAACTAAAGCAGCATCTCTTGAACATGATCACTGTGTTTGTACCCTGtataatatagaatatagaGACCgttcagagctgcaggagcCAATCAGCCATCAGCCATCAGCGTTAGCTAGCAGAAccagttagcaggaggctaaactgttagcatcatccaacatggccgctcctctcctgctctcctgggGAATCACCACCATGTGGATGTTCTCAGTCTGATGATGACGTTCCCTCCATGACAGAAGCTAAGGGAcgtttgtagagcagccaataggagctctctctctctgaggggAGCTGTGATTGGACGAAGCCTCCTGTCACCGGGTAGATTTACTGACATCAGGAGCAGGAGGCCAGTTTACTGTCAGACCTCCTGAACTACAGCATGATGAAGGTTATTATGGAGTTTTGGACCAATTACACCTTAAATAAAGTccaacagcagctttaaatggATTTAACCAAACTGTCATCAGTCCTGAAACAGATGGTTCCTTGTATCTACGTGGACGTGAACGGATCAGCgacacaaacattaacacactGGTCGTCCTCCACATCTTACCGATGACCTCCTGTCGCAGCTCGTCCCACAGGCCGGCGTGCAGCAGGTGGTGAGGCAGCTCCTGGAGCTTCCTGACGTTGGCCAACCCCGGAGCAAACCACAGCGGCTGGGGCGGGACCTGTGACGCCACAGAGCCAATCAAAACACTTTAAAGTGAACCATCACATGGTTCATCTGCTCTTAGAGCCTGAAGGCATCAGTTTACTTCAGGGCCGGGGGATAAAACCACCTCCACAAACTGATAAACAACAATGATTGATTCTAGACTGTTTTACATGACGTGAATGTACGACAGCCTCCAGTTTGTCATTATTGATCACTGATCTACAGACGGATCTTCTCAGAGACACTCTGTGCTTCTGTGTCATGAAGAAGATTTCTGCTGAGCAGCTTCGTCTTATTATATAACATCGTGTCTATATGTTTAAACAGTCATTCTCTGAGGGAGGTGGGGGCTGGACTGACTGAGCTGTGTGATGGTGTACGTTTATGATATCTGTTCATCGTATTGTGTCGGTGCAGCTCTGACGACCGATTAGCTTTAACGTCGTATGTTGGTGCTGCTGGTACCTTTCTGTCCGACAGGAGCAGCGACAGCCCCGGCAGAGACGCCGGCTTCAGCTTCCCCGCCCACCGACCCAGGAAGTACTCCGCCAGGACCTTCAGTCTCCGCCCACGCCGCTCCGCCGTCAGATATTGGGCTGCAGCCGCCTCATACAGacgcctgcacacacacacacacacgcacacacacacgcacacacacacacacacacacacttataatcaaacactgacctttgacctggcCGCGCTCCATCTCTTTCTCACCAGTGGTTGAAGGCGATGGTGGCGACCCCGCCCGTCCAGCGCTCCTCCAGCTGGTCCTTGAGGTCCCGTCTGAGTCGAGCCCAGAGGAGCGGGGGCAGTCGGATCAACGAGGGGGTCGCGGGGAGGGAGTACCTGTACACCtcgctgatgatgtcatcatccaGGGACATGAGGTCACGCAGCTCGGCCTCCAGCAGGCCGTCCCTGTGGAGTCAGAGGAGTCAGCTGACCTCTGAAGCTCGTCTGGTCAGAACCAACTCAGTCATGTTTCATTTCTTGCTAATATTTCATGACGAAAGAAGGAAACTGAACAATATTAACTTTTGCAGGTCGGTTTTGTTCAACAGATGTGTCTGTTATAGTTACAGACACCTGTACAGGACGGGCGTGAACCGAGGGCAAATCCAAATATGTTTCTGGtaaattgtgtaaaatgttttgtttaaatgtttaaaaactttttttgaaaattttGAACTTATttggaacaaaaaaagaagaaatgttgttttcatgaTCATGACCAATCAAATCGCTTAATTTTTAACCACATTAGCATAACGTCATCGTTTTATAACCGACGTTCCTGTTAGCGTCCAAACAAAccagagaaaagagcagcacaCGCTTTGAGGCTACATAACGagctaattagcattagcactgGTCTTTAAAGGGACTTTCTCACCTCGCCAGCGTGACGTATCCTAAGGCCCCGCCCACCAGCTCCTTCCCATGTTTCTCCTCCAGCATCAGGAAGAGCTGTGACATCATTTCCTGTGCGTTGGCgcccagctgtctgtctgcgaGCGGGGCGAAGGATGTCCAGCGTTGGGCGGCAGACAGGATCAGTCTGAGGTGCAGAGGACAGCCGGTCGCCTCGAAGCTCCGCAGCACGCCGTCGCTCTGCTCGGGGGTCAGAGTTCGCTGAGATGCTCGCAGGTACGACTCAGCGATGTGTTTCCCCTCATGACGAGACAAACGCTCCACTTCAAAGAAACTCGCCAAAGTCTCCAGCTTCAGCCGCATGTTAGCGAACGCCTCGCTGTTGGTGTCCATGGAAACCACCAGGTGGACGTTGGGCGGGACGTCGGCGGGCAGCCAGCGGAGATTGTGAGCGTGATGGCGGTCTGAGAGCTGATCCAGAGCGTCCAGGATGACGAGCACGGTGTTCCCCCGCTGGGAGGCCTCGGCGAGGACGTTCCTGAAGAACCGCAGCAGCTCCAGGTGAGTGTTGGCCGTCAGCGGCGAGGGCGGAGACAAACCGCACGCCAAACAGATCTGGAAGCAGACGCTGCGGAGGACCCGGTCGACGTCGTGTCTCTGAGGATGACGCGCCGCCAGCAGCCTGATCACCACCACCGCCCTGGCCTCCAGGACACTGTGCATCTCCTGCGCCAGCTTGCACAGCAGAGCCGTCTTCCCCATCCCGGCAGCCCCGTGCACCACCAGCGGGCTGTGCCGGACGTTGGTGGACTCCCACATGGCGAAGCAGAGCTTTCCCAGAAGCCCCTCCCTGCCGTAGAGACCTCTGCACAGCTCGGCGCTCATGGCGGCGTTCTGTTCAACCTCTTCGACCACCCAGTCTGagatttcctccttttcttcatcGACGTGACCCCAAATCTTCCTCCGCCGCCCCTCCACCGGCGCATCTGCCGCCGCTCCGATCCCGGCCTTCATCTGAGAGACGAACTGCTCGCAGACGCCGTCCAGGTACTGAGCGTGCTCTTTGCGTTTGGGGTCGACGTTTCCCTTGCTGAGCTCCACACAGTGCAGGTTGAGGATCTTCTGTAACGTGGCGTACAGTCGGGCCTTGAGGCCGGCGAGGAGTCCCTGAGCTTCAGCGTCCAGCAGCCCGTCGGCGGTCAGGTCCATGTACTTGGCGAGACGTTTGGGACCATCCCTCGTCCGCTGGCGAGGAATCTCTCGGACAAAGAGCAGAGCCGACGGTTCGCCGTCGCCGCTCCACAAACCCTGCTCAAACTCTCGCTCCGTCACTGTGGATgtgaagaggaagacagatTTCACAGATACCTTCAGGAGACAAAGGACAAGCTGTGACACGTTGCTATGGAAACTCATTCCTGCTGATGTGAAGGACACAAAGATCCAGCGAATAATAATGAATTCATATTTCAAACTAATGACAAACAATGATTTAGTATCTtgaactaaaaataaaacttgctaAGTCAGCGTTCCTGACAGGGTCTTTCTTATTTTGGCAGCAGCGAGCCTCCGTACATCTCACCTGATGTGTAGAAGGCCTGTTTCTGCTCGCCTGTGATGTCACCGGCTGCCTCGGCGGCCGTGGCGGCGGAGCGTAGGAGCTGCAACAGTTGAGTCTCTGTGAAACGCCAGGCGAGGACGTCGTTGTCACGCTGCGGCCTGCTCTCGGGTCGGAGGTCGCTGTAGTGGGGGAAGTGAGCCGTGATTGGCTGGAGGACGTAGGTGGGCGGGACAGCATTGTTGTCTTTTAAGAACCAACGATTCAGCTGCGAGACGCCTTCGGGGTTTTTGGGGAGTCTGGACAAAAGAGCCTCAAACTGCTTCTCAGGGATGAACCGAGGAAGAGCTCGGTGGCCGTACCGGTTCCCCAGCAGAGCCTTTGGACCCCAgatgcagaaaaagaaagaagaagaagaaggaacaGCTGAAAGATCACATGCTCACACTTTTGCTTCCACTCAGATCTAAAACATCAGTCCTCACTCTGGAGGTTGTGGATGTTCGTCGTACTTCAGCAACACATTCagtattttaagtattttctgAAATGAATCAGAGTCAAATCTGAGGGTGACGTCGTCTAATCGTGGCTCCGTGGTTAGATAGATCGGCAGACGGTAGGGGAGGGGAAGGGTTGGGGGGTcactgtataaagaagtggacgtagcttccaggtctgaaaagcaAAGCAGTGCTGAAGAGCCCTTAACCTTCATTCTTTCTCTGAGAAAAAGAGCCTGTTCCTCTACTCCATGAAGAGGGAAgtacacaaaataaacacatttaaggGCCAGAAATAATTCCacataaagaaaatacaaaggaggacattttattaaaatttgtcattttccaGGAGCAGAGCTGCATTCAACACGTCACATGTCCAAGAAATCAGTCCGTTTGAAATGTGACGCACGACTTTACCTCCAGTTACAACATGAGTCCAGAAAAACCTTTGTTTTATCCAAACGACCACGTTTGTGGTCAAAAGCAGACTCACAGCGAAAGCTGGACCGGCTGAAATCCTCTGACAGTTCTGGATCTCCTGCAGGAAGAGCTCACACAGCTCGTGGTCTCCAGAGTGGACGCTTCGAATCCCCCAACGCAGATCGACCAcctgaacaggaagtgacatcaccgATCAATGAGCAAATATTTACTAAACCTGCATATGAAGAGTGACACTATTGTAAAACCTGGTCCCTCTgagtcca
Encoded here:
- the nwd1 gene encoding NACHT domain- and WD repeat-containing protein 1, whose amino-acid sequence is MKSSSNMIRVFISSTFTDMSCERKALLERAYPEVLAFCRNLGLVFEVVDLRWGIRSVHSGDHELCELFLQEIQNCQRISAGPAFAALLGNRYGHRALPRFIPEKQFEALLSRLPKNPEGVSQLNRWFLKDNNAVPPTYVLQPITAHFPHYSDLRPESRPQRDNDVLAWRFTETQLLQLLRSAATAAEAAGDITGEQKQAFYTSVTEREFEQGLWSGDGEPSALLFVREIPRQRTRDGPKRLAKYMDLTADGLLDAEAQGLLAGLKARLYATLQKILNLHCVELSKGNVDPKRKEHAQYLDGVCEQFVSQMKAGIGAAADAPVEGRRRKIWGHVDEEKEEISDWVVEEVEQNAAMSAELCRGLYGREGLLGKLCFAMWESTNVRHSPLVVHGAAGMGKTALLCKLAQEMHSVLEARAVVVIRLLAARHPQRHDVDRVLRSVCFQICLACGLSPPSPLTANTHLELLRFFRNVLAEASQRGNTVLVILDALDQLSDRHHAHNLRWLPADVPPNVHLVVSMDTNSEAFANMRLKLETLASFFEVERLSRHEGKHIAESYLRASQRTLTPEQSDGVLRSFEATGCPLHLRLILSAAQRWTSFAPLADRQLGANAQEMMSQLFLMLEEKHGKELVGGALGYVTLARDGLLEAELRDLMSLDDDIISEVYRYSLPATPSLIRLPPLLWARLRRDLKDQLEERWTGGVATIAFNHWRLYEAAAAQYLTAERRGRRLKVLAEYFLGRWAGKLKPASLPGLSLLLSDRKVPPQPLWFAPGLANVRKLQELPHHLLHAGLWDELRQEVIGSAEWLYCKSRVCGVSSVIQDLDQCSQYMDCTETGLIRDALVLIKPSLDFLGGHMDASLFYSELLARLCSLAASFPSVIGRLCRLCEEWLLTCPEPILVPKCSFLQQPGGALQHTLTGLQGGVLCLDVSVEAGLLVAGSDDGVVAVWSLGEQQLVHSLLGHTGAVLSVKVIDGSALCLSLAADGSLRRWSLTSGQQLLCIQEAVPADSAPSSAHLHLSDQLLCVYTSTQVKLWRPDGSELPCSSVDEGSEVLGVLGVLGECVVSLWAPGLLRVSHPVSGTQTVETQSPVTPVASVTLPKRGKVLVVSKEGVLHQISRSGNQTAADFAVVPSLLVVTEDERILMAGSDRTLSLFNIDSDSVDRFLDLQHDDSVLSACVSSDRRLLASGAADQLLRIWSVTTGALLDTLCGSDAPVTSVLLYDGFVVSASTASACIHLWSLKYDTRHKPSARIPAGCTHVALTKDTDRVFYVRQQSQTEVISWNNHTGSVSERLAVSAQVCCLELAQHKRLLLCGLTTGTVLIYPLALPQETLCIPPPESLCRVLCLAVSSQEKHVAVAYEDSVSLFEITTRDSFPTVEGPLRSLPLSLLHAPLSSMALLADRRLLYGTSCGEVKIYDFDSGGSSDLEPQRSRVTCVVASNWGTHALVGSEDAIQRLWALNPLVLEHTMEYKGFFFEGVVSAAFSDSDQFVFTGSQDRTIKVWDVATGNLLYVQYIYSPAVRMVPFRNGFVALCQQGSVIRELFRCPDHIGPDYNPLRNVRAQYRVTSRERSRGGQTASVSDLQDFNPAQFNLNLMSALRAKPSSTCLIL